A stretch of Desulfotalea psychrophila LSv54 DNA encodes these proteins:
- the rsmD gene encoding 16S rRNA (guanine(966)-N(2))-methyltransferase RsmD has translation MRIISGNARGRKLFPPRNNSIRPTSDRAREALFSILGERVEGSCILDCYAGTGALGIEALSRGAKSAVFIDNSKDSLENTAKNIQLVYPYLDSPMIKVIQHNLAQSLPLRKLESINFGKADIIFADPPYSKGLGQLFLDQLGETKLLQSTGIVVIEERVSEILPEKTTNFLLQERRTYGEASFWFYTPLQ, from the coding sequence TTGAGAATTATTAGTGGTAATGCGCGTGGCAGAAAATTATTTCCGCCACGCAACAATAGTATTCGCCCCACCTCCGACAGAGCACGAGAGGCTCTTTTTTCTATCCTTGGTGAACGTGTAGAAGGTTCCTGTATACTTGATTGCTATGCAGGAACCGGAGCCCTTGGTATTGAAGCCCTCAGCCGTGGTGCAAAATCCGCAGTTTTTATCGATAACTCTAAAGACTCTTTAGAAAATACCGCAAAAAACATCCAATTAGTCTACCCATATCTTGATTCTCCTATGATCAAGGTCATCCAACATAACCTCGCTCAATCTCTTCCTCTGCGTAAGTTAGAGTCGATAAATTTCGGCAAAGCAGATATTATTTTCGCAGACCCTCCCTATTCCAAGGGTTTAGGCCAACTTTTCCTTGACCAATTGGGAGAAACAAAGTTATTACAATCAACTGGTATTGTTGTAATTGAGGAAAGAGTAAGCGAAATATTACCGGAGAAAACCACGAACTTTCTCCTCCAGGAGAGACGCACCTACGGCGAAGCCTCTTTTTGGTTCTATACGCCCCTGCAATAA
- the coaD gene encoding pantetheine-phosphate adenylyltransferase: MSLHTENSQPSIGVYPGTFDPITNGHIDIIERALALFDTVIVAIAVNGQKQPLFSGEERKEMIEKCFEKEKGRIIVKIVPSGLLVNFAVEQGARAIIRGLRAVSDFDYEFQLALMNRKLVREVESIFLMTAFRWIYISSSLIKDVSKNGGDISDLVPKHVERLLEEKYRP, from the coding sequence ATGAGTCTGCATACAGAAAACTCCCAACCCTCCATCGGAGTTTACCCAGGTACCTTTGACCCTATCACCAATGGTCATATAGACATTATAGAGCGTGCCCTAGCTCTCTTTGACACAGTTATTGTTGCCATTGCCGTAAACGGCCAAAAGCAACCTCTTTTCAGCGGTGAGGAACGAAAAGAGATGATTGAGAAATGCTTTGAAAAAGAGAAGGGCAGGATAATCGTCAAGATTGTCCCATCTGGACTATTGGTTAATTTTGCCGTAGAACAGGGGGCAAGGGCAATTATTCGTGGCCTACGGGCAGTCTCCGATTTTGACTACGAGTTTCAGCTTGCCCTAATGAACAGAAAATTGGTACGGGAGGTAGAAAGTATCTTTCTTATGACTGCCTTTCGCTGGATATATATCAGCTCGTCCCTAATCAAGGATGTTTCTAAAAACGGCGGTGATATAAGCGATTTAGTTCCAAAACATGTGGAGAGGTTACTTGAGGAGAAGTATAGGCCCTAA
- a CDS encoding GTP-binding protein — translation MSFINLKEKIVQVKIVYYGPGRCGKTTNLEYINKAYRKQISSEMVSLKTHGDRTLFFDFLPFNMGKVKGYDVKIQLYTVPGQVKYNATRKLVLRGVDGIVFVADAMEKQREKNIRSLNQLHENLQSYKENIFDIPLVLQYNKVDLGQHGIPILPTSVLEQDLNSRLKVPSFEASAITGYNVAATLKKIISSTVVSIQKKLL, via the coding sequence TTGAGTTTCATTAACCTAAAAGAGAAAATTGTTCAGGTCAAGATTGTTTATTATGGTCCTGGCCGTTGTGGTAAGACAACGAACCTTGAGTATATTAATAAGGCGTATCGCAAACAGATATCATCGGAAATGGTCAGCCTGAAGACTCATGGCGATAGAACCCTGTTCTTTGATTTTTTGCCCTTTAATATGGGTAAGGTCAAGGGCTATGACGTAAAAATACAACTTTATACGGTACCTGGGCAGGTGAAGTATAATGCCACGAGGAAGCTTGTTCTGCGTGGTGTTGATGGGATCGTTTTTGTAGCCGATGCAATGGAAAAACAACGGGAAAAAAATATTCGATCCCTGAATCAATTGCATGAAAATCTGCAGTCGTATAAAGAAAATATCTTTGATATTCCCCTTGTTTTACAATATAACAAGGTTGACCTTGGCCAACATGGCATCCCCATTTTACCAACTTCTGTTCTAGAACAAGATCTTAATAGCCGGCTTAAGGTGCCCTCATTCGAGGCAAGTGCAATTACTGGTTATAACGTGGCAGCAACCCTGAAGAAAATCATTTCCTCAACGGTGGTTTCTATACAGAAAAAATTACTTTAG
- a CDS encoding roadblock/LC7 domain-containing protein has protein sequence MNYGIVSQEQIEQIDQIITTKLIDLGVDCVVVIDMAGNIITAKDNTESKYDVYSFAALAAGNFATVDAMAKLVGEQEFSLLFHKGQDSSIHFSKIDDELLLICMFGKDISLGFLRLNVVDVIEGIRTIWGSKEK, from the coding sequence ATGAACTATGGGATCGTCAGCCAGGAGCAGATTGAGCAAATCGATCAGATAATAACGACCAAGTTGATTGATTTGGGTGTCGACTGTGTTGTAGTTATTGATATGGCAGGAAATATTATAACGGCTAAGGATAATACTGAAAGTAAGTATGATGTTTATTCTTTTGCAGCTCTTGCGGCAGGAAATTTTGCGACTGTAGATGCGATGGCGAAACTTGTAGGAGAGCAGGAGTTTTCTCTACTCTTCCACAAAGGTCAGGATTCCAGTATTCATTTTAGCAAAATAGATGATGAGTTACTTCTTATCTGTATGTTTGGTAAAGATATTTCTCTCGGATTTTTAAGGCTTAATGTTGTTGATGTCATTGAGGGGATAAGAACGATTTGGGGTTCTAAGGAGAAGTAG
- a CDS encoding TatD family hydrolase yields MKKHSLPTLPKDIKVIDTHCHLDMDAYQEDGFAQVLANALQNGVSKIITIGTNLESSIAAIKLAQAHDNVFATIGVHPHDVDSMDQKTYETLTQLAKTHPAEVVGYGEIGLDYAKLHTPAELQKEHFAKQLELAQELQLPVSIHCRDAQEDMVEILRAIAPLPQGGVIHCFSGDKAFAHAVLELGFYISIPGIITFKNAQELQEVCQMVPLERLLLETDGPFLAPVPYRGKRNEPAYVLYTLEKVANLREISIIEVALQTTQNAQNLFHI; encoded by the coding sequence TTGAAAAAACATAGCCTACCTACTTTACCGAAAGATATTAAGGTAATTGATACTCACTGTCATCTCGACATGGACGCCTATCAGGAAGACGGATTTGCCCAGGTCCTGGCCAATGCCCTGCAAAACGGGGTAAGCAAAATCATCACCATTGGTACCAATCTGGAAAGCTCCATTGCCGCCATCAAACTGGCCCAGGCACACGACAATGTTTTTGCCACCATAGGCGTCCACCCCCACGATGTCGACAGCATGGATCAGAAGACCTATGAAACACTCACTCAACTGGCCAAAACACATCCTGCCGAGGTCGTTGGCTACGGTGAAATTGGACTTGACTACGCAAAGCTCCATACACCCGCAGAGCTGCAAAAAGAGCACTTCGCAAAACAACTGGAATTAGCCCAGGAGTTACAGTTACCCGTCAGCATCCACTGCCGGGACGCCCAGGAGGATATGGTAGAGATATTAAGAGCGATTGCCCCCCTGCCTCAAGGCGGAGTTATTCATTGCTTTTCCGGAGACAAGGCCTTTGCTCATGCTGTCCTTGAACTTGGTTTTTATATCTCCATTCCAGGAATCATTACATTTAAGAATGCCCAGGAACTACAAGAGGTGTGTCAAATGGTTCCCCTTGAGAGATTGCTCCTTGAAACCGACGGACCCTTTCTCGCCCCGGTACCATATCGCGGCAAACGCAATGAACCCGCCTACGTCCTCTACACATTAGAAAAGGTTGCCAATCTACGAGAAATATCTATTATTGAAGTTGCCCTACAGACCACCCAAAATGCCCAAAATCTTTTTCACATTTAG
- a CDS encoding YggS family pyridoxal phosphate-dependent enzyme — MICQNIAQVKERIAQAAKKAGRAPEDIQLVAVSKRLPAETVLQAIACGQQQFGENYIQEVQEKKELIGDKARFHFIGNLQSNKAKMAATYCSMVETVDRLKIAKALNKHSLELDKTLDILVQVNIGQDQNKSGTDKAEAAELIRQINKLPALRIRGLMTIPPLHKEPEDSRPHFRNLRTLAEKLVSENILQCDGRVELSMGMSSDYHIAIEEGATIVRVGTAIFGTRVN; from the coding sequence ATGATTTGCCAAAACATCGCCCAAGTAAAAGAACGTATTGCTCAAGCTGCAAAAAAAGCAGGTAGAGCCCCGGAAGATATCCAACTGGTCGCTGTCTCCAAGAGGCTTCCCGCAGAGACCGTTCTCCAGGCCATTGCCTGTGGACAACAGCAATTCGGTGAGAACTACATTCAAGAGGTACAGGAAAAAAAAGAACTTATCGGAGACAAGGCGCGTTTCCATTTCATCGGCAACCTACAGAGCAACAAGGCAAAAATGGCCGCTACCTACTGTAGCATGGTCGAAACCGTCGATCGCCTTAAGATTGCCAAGGCGCTGAACAAACACTCACTAGAATTAGACAAAACACTGGACATCCTGGTCCAGGTAAATATCGGTCAGGATCAGAACAAATCAGGTACAGACAAGGCAGAGGCAGCTGAACTCATCCGCCAAATAAACAAACTCCCGGCTCTACGCATCCGTGGCCTGATGACCATCCCCCCCCTGCACAAAGAGCCAGAGGATTCACGACCACATTTTCGCAATTTACGCACGCTCGCCGAAAAGTTGGTGTCCGAAAATATTCTCCAGTGCGACGGCAGGGTAGAGCTTTCCATGGGCATGTCAAGCGACTATCATATAGCGATAGAAGAGGGCGCTACCATCGTCCGGGTAGGAACTGCAATTTTTGGAACCAGAGTAAACTAA
- a CDS encoding PxxKW family cysteine-rich protein — translation MQKNAAVNYNDGCFKVVVEKCEGCDRIVEQEGNKFCSTYLNPEAKWKLGMCNFATHAKIEIAVSKVRINPLKAAKRASKGK, via the coding sequence ATGCAAAAAAACGCTGCTGTGAATTATAATGATGGTTGCTTTAAGGTAGTTGTTGAAAAGTGTGAAGGCTGTGATAGGATCGTAGAGCAAGAGGGCAACAAGTTTTGCTCTACCTACCTCAACCCTGAAGCAAAGTGGAAGCTTGGGATGTGTAACTTTGCAACTCACGCAAAAATTGAGATTGCTGTAAGCAAAGTACGTATCAACCCACTGAAAGCAGCAAAAAGAGCATCAAAGGGCAAGTAA
- a CDS encoding type II secretion system F family protein, with protein MPIYTWKGVNSYGDKRKGEVEAVDATAALNQIKRLRINAPVIKEKPKDLLASISFFQPKVTGKDIVIFTRMLSTMIDAGLPLVQGIEILEQQQENPTFKKAIGKIKGDVESGTTLADSMRKHPKIFDKLFTNMIEAGETGGILDTILQRLAAFMEKSMALKKKIKGAMTYPTICLAISILILIIILVFVVPVFSQMFADFGSSLPLPTQIVVNMSDFFKNNIIYMLIALFALMAAVKKIYTTEKGQIAIDKILLQAPVVGPLLRKVAVAKFTRTLSTMLQSGVPILEALQVVAKTAGNKIIERAVFRVADGIAEGRPMAEPLEESGVFPNMVTQMINVGESVGALDAMLEKIADFYDGEVDQAVDNLTAMIEPFMMVFLGGMIGGLVVAMYLPIFKMASVV; from the coding sequence ATGCCTATTTATACTTGGAAAGGAGTTAACTCCTACGGCGATAAACGTAAAGGTGAGGTGGAGGCAGTAGATGCGACTGCCGCACTTAACCAAATTAAACGTCTACGTATAAACGCCCCTGTTATCAAGGAAAAGCCCAAAGATTTATTGGCAAGTATCTCTTTTTTTCAGCCTAAGGTAACAGGTAAGGATATTGTTATTTTTACCAGAATGCTTTCGACCATGATCGATGCAGGCCTTCCTCTGGTACAGGGTATAGAGATATTGGAACAACAACAGGAAAACCCCACCTTTAAAAAGGCTATCGGCAAAATCAAGGGCGATGTCGAATCCGGGACAACCCTGGCCGATTCTATGCGAAAACACCCAAAAATATTCGACAAGCTCTTTACCAATATGATTGAAGCAGGAGAAACAGGTGGTATACTTGACACCATCCTGCAAAGACTTGCCGCCTTTATGGAAAAGTCTATGGCCCTGAAGAAAAAAATAAAAGGAGCCATGACCTACCCTACAATATGCCTTGCTATATCCATTCTCATCCTCATCATTATTCTGGTTTTCGTCGTACCCGTCTTTTCACAAATGTTTGCCGATTTTGGTTCCAGCCTGCCCCTGCCCACGCAAATAGTTGTCAATATGAGTGATTTCTTCAAAAACAATATCATATACATGCTTATCGCCCTCTTTGCTCTCATGGCCGCTGTCAAAAAAATATACACGACCGAGAAGGGGCAAATCGCAATAGACAAAATACTTCTTCAGGCACCTGTTGTAGGGCCACTTCTACGCAAGGTTGCTGTGGCAAAATTCACCAGAACCCTCAGTACCATGCTGCAAAGCGGTGTCCCCATCCTCGAAGCACTTCAGGTTGTTGCCAAAACCGCCGGCAACAAGATCATTGAACGGGCCGTTTTTCGGGTAGCAGATGGTATCGCCGAAGGACGCCCCATGGCAGAACCCCTTGAAGAGAGCGGTGTCTTCCCCAATATGGTTACCCAAATGATTAATGTAGGTGAATCGGTGGGAGCACTCGATGCAATGCTGGAAAAAATTGCAGACTTTTACGATGGGGAGGTGGATCAGGCTGTTGATAACCTTACTGCCATGATCGAACCTTTTATGATGGTTTTTCTCGGCGGCATGATTGGTGGCTTGGTTGTCGCCATGTATCTGCCTATCTTTAAAATGGCCTCTGTTGTTTGA
- a CDS encoding integration host factor subunit alpha: MTLTKADLIQQVYKKHEGLTKAQATESVEAFLRISKDALISGSDLLLSGFGKFNVKDKSSRRGRNPQTGDELTLEARRVVTFKPSGILRDKINA; encoded by the coding sequence ATGACGCTCACTAAGGCAGACCTGATTCAACAGGTCTATAAAAAGCATGAAGGTCTCACAAAAGCTCAAGCGACAGAATCTGTTGAAGCTTTTCTAAGAATCTCCAAAGACGCACTTATCTCTGGTTCCGACCTGTTGCTAAGTGGTTTTGGGAAATTCAACGTTAAAGACAAAAGTTCAAGAAGAGGGCGAAATCCTCAGACTGGTGACGAGCTTACCCTTGAGGCAAGACGGGTTGTAACCTTTAAACCTTCGGGAATTTTGCGCGATAAAATTAATGCTTAA